The Crassaminicella indica genomic interval GATAAGCTTATTACTCAATTAGAAATAGATAAAAATATTGAAGCTGGACATTTTACATTTATGCCTTTAATTGAAACAACATTAGCAATAATGAATGCATATCATATTGCTAGTGCTTCAGATAGAACTATTGCATTAACTTTTGGAGGAGAAGATTTCTTAAATGATCTAGAAGGATTACATGGAAATCCGCCAAGATGTTTTGATTATCCAAGAGCATATATTGCATTAGCGGCTAGAGCAGCTGGAATTAAGGCAATAGATACCCCTTATTTAGCTGTAAATGATACGAAAGGATTTATAAAAGAAGAATCAGTATCCTTTGAAATGGGATTTTCAGGTTGTCTATTATTACATCCAAAACAGATAGCATTAGCAAACCAATGCTTTGTACCTAGTCCTGAAGAAGTACAAAAATCAAGGGAGATTATAAAAAGCATAGAAGAAGCTAACAAACGGGGTTCTGGAGTAGCTATGCTTGAAAATAAAATGATTGGTCCTCCAATGAAAAAGCGAGCAGAGAAAGTGCTTAGAATAATAGAATTAATTGAACAAAAAGTAAAATTGGAAGTAATGCATGAAGAGAGGTGAATCAATTGGAAAAGAAGATCATTATTTTAGGTGGGGAAGGGAATGGTGGTGTAGTAGCTGCTTGTATTCTTGATATGAATAATCGTTTTAAAAATAAGGAATTAAGACTTTGTGGTTTTCTAAATGATACCTTAAAAATTGGGGAAAAGATTAATGGATATCCTGTAATGGGAAAAACAGATGATATTCAAAAATTTATTAAAGAGGGGTATTATTTTGTTTTTGCTATTCATCCAATTGGACATGGGAAAACAAGAATTGATTTATTTGATCATTTAAATATTCCTGAAGATAGATTATTAACTATTGTACATCCATCATCTTTTATAGCATATAATGCAAAACTATCACCAGGAGTAGTTGTGATGCCGAATTGTTATATTGCTACAAAGACAAAAATTGGAGTATGTACTTTAGTAATGGCAAATAGTGTAATAGGCCATAATAATTGTATAGGGAGATTATGCCATTTTTCTGCTGGATCTGTAACAGGATCTTATATTAATATGGGAGATGCTTCAGATATTGGATTAAATGCAACTGTTTTAGAAAAAATTCAAATAGGTACTTGT includes:
- a CDS encoding HpcH/HpaI aldolase/citrate lyase family protein — protein: MKRKEYLLRSILFVPTYKEKFIQKAIHTGADALILDLEDSVPEVYKQKGREIIKKYIDKGVFKNLQVFVRLNPIESKILLKDLKYVLHEDIDGFMLTKIRTAEDMIYYDKLITQLEIDKNIEAGHFTFMPLIETTLAIMNAYHIASASDRTIALTFGGEDFLNDLEGLHGNPPRCFDYPRAYIALAARAAGIKAIDTPYLAVNDTKGFIKEESVSFEMGFSGCLLLHPKQIALANQCFVPSPEEVQKSREIIKSIEEANKRGSGVAMLENKMIGPPMKKRAEKVLRIIELIEQKVKLEVMHEER
- a CDS encoding acetyltransferase; translation: MEKKIIILGGEGNGGVVAACILDMNNRFKNKELRLCGFLNDTLKIGEKINGYPVMGKTDDIQKFIKEGYYFVFAIHPIGHGKTRIDLFDHLNIPEDRLLTIVHPSSFIAYNAKLSPGVVVMPNCYIATKTKIGVCTLVMANSVIGHNNCIGRLCHFSAGSVTGSYINMGDASDIGLNATVLEKIQIGTCSVVGAGSLARKNIGDYEIHVGCPAKLLRICK